The segment GCAAGAACATTGGTGATCGGTATCAGTAATGATGTCTTGTTCCCGGTTAGTGAGCAACAGTTCCTGGCGAATACGATCAGCGGCGCAAGTTTTAAAAGTATTGAATCGTTTTATGGACATGATGGTTTCCTGTTGGAATACGATCAGATCAGCAAAGCCATCAATCAATTTTTACAGCAAACACAAAAAACAGATTTAAAGAAACAATTAATCAAATAATATGTCATCAGATAAACAATTGGTCATCGGACTGTTTGGATTTGGGGTAGTAGGAGAAGGTTTGTACAAAGTATTACAGCAAACACCATCATTGAATGCACGCATTAAAAAAGTGTGTATCAAGAATCCGAATAAAAAACGCAATGCTCCCGACGAGCTATTTACAACAGATAGAGATGTATTACTCAACGATCCTGAAATTAATGTGATCGTAGAAGTGATCAACGAAAGTGAACCGGCTTTTTACATTGTATCAACTGCATTAAAGAGTGGAAAAGAAGTGGTGAGTGCCAGCAAGAAAATGATCGCTGAGCATTTACCTGAGTTATTAAAACTGCAAACTGAAACGGGTATCTCATTTTTATATGAAGCTTCGGCATGTGCATCGATTCCTGTTATCCGAAACCTGGAAGAGTATTATGATAATGATCTTTTGCATGGCATTCGTGGTATTGTAAACGGTAGCACCAATTATATCCTCACAAAAATGTTTGAAGAGAAACTCGATTTCAAACAAGCGTTGTTACAGGCACAGCAATTAGGTTTTGCAGAAGCTGATCCAACTTTGGATGTGGATGGCTGGGATGCAGTTAATAAATGGGTGATCCTGTTGTTGCATGCATACGGTATTGTTTCTCATCCGGATGATGTATTGTTCACCGGTATTCAAAATATTCAAGGTTCTGATGCGTCTGTTGGCCGTGAGAAAAATTTAGAGATTCGTTTGGTGGGACAGGCAAAGAAATTACAGAATGGTAAAGTCGCAGCCTTTGTATTACCGCAGTTTGTAAAGCATGATGATCATTTGAGTTTTGTAAAGAACGAATACAATGGAGCAGTAGTAGAAAGCTCTTTTTCTGATAAACAATTCTTCTATGGAAAAGGTGCAGGTTCGTTCCCAACTGCATCTGCGGTGTTGAGCGATATCTCTGCCTTGCGTTACGATTATAAATACGAGTATAAGAAACTGTATTACCATCAGCCAAACGAACTTACCAACGATTACTATCTGAAAGTATACCTCAGTTTCGATGATTGGAATTATATTCCTAAAGATAAGTTTGAGTGGATCGAAGAATGGCATGCTGAAAGCGATCGTAAATATTTAGTCGGCGTGTTGCATGCAACAGAATTAAAAGAAAATAACTGGTGGAGAGAAAACGGTACATCACTCATTCTTTCTCCCGAACCGATCATTGAAGATGTTGAGGTTCGTAAGTTGAAAAAAAAGAGTCTTGAATTAGCAGGCTTAAACTTTAATTGATCATGAGTTTACAACAACAAATAACTGAACTGGAAAGTCTGCTGAAGGATAAAAATCCTGCACCAGCTTTGCAGTTGTTAAGCGAACGTTTTGAAGGCAATATCGTTTTTTCAACCAGCTTTGGTTTGGAAGATCAAGCCATCAGTCATTTGATCTTTTCCGAAAAATTGCCCATTGATGTGTTTACGCTTGACACCGGTCGTATGTTCACAGAAACATACAGCACCTGGCGCTCAACATTGGAAGCCTACAATCAACCAATTCATGCCTATTATCCCAATGCAGAAAAATTGCAGTCTTTTGTAACGGAAAAAGGGCCGAATTCTTTTTACGAATCAACTGATAACAGAAAAGAATGTTGCGGTATTCGTAAAGTGGAACCATTGAAGCGTGCATTAAAGGGCAAACAGCTTTGGATAACAGGTTTAAGGGCCGAACAAAGCCCTGATCGTCAATCAACCTCTCAACTTGAGTGGGACGAAGGCAACCAGATCATCAAGTTTCATCCAATACTTCATTGGACATGGGATGAGTTGAATCTCTTCATCCGTGAAAATCATGTTCCCTACAATTCTTTACACGATAAAGGCTTTGTAAGCATTGGTTGCGCTCCCTGTACAAGAGCCATCCGCCCCGGCGAAGATTTCCGTGCCGGCCGCTGGTGGTGGGAGGATAAAAGCAACAAGGAATGCGGGTTGCACGTACATACAGATGTAAGCCAAACGTCAAATTCCTGATTTACGCAAATGTTTGCGTAATTATAAACAACTGTTAGGCGTTTTGCGCCTTATATTTGCAATCATATAACCCTACTCAGTAGGTAGGATAATAAGCAGATCATGAGTCAATATCATTTAAATTATTTAGAGCAATTGGAAGCGGAGAGCATTCAGATCTTCCGTGAGGTGGCGGCACAGTTTGAAAAACCGGCCCTTTTATTCAGCGGTGGAAAAGATTCTATCGTGATGGTTCATTTGGCAAAGAAGGCGTTTGCTCCCGGCAAGATTCCTTTCCCTTTAGTGCATATTGATACGGGACATAATTTCCCTGAAGCGTTGGAGTTCCGTGATTGGTTAGCGAGCCAGGTTGGCGCTACATTGGTAGTGCGTAAAGTGGAAGATACCATTAAGCAACGCAGCTTAACTGAGCCAAAAGGAAAATTCCCCAGCCGTAACTGGTTACAAACTTATACGTTGCTCGATACCATTGAAGAGTTTGCATTTGATGCATGTATTGGTGGCGCCCGCAGAGATGAAGAAAAGGCCCGTGCAAAAGAGCGCATTTTTTCTGTGCGTGATGAGTTTGGTCAATGGAACCCCAAACTGCAACGTCCTGAATTGTGGAATATCTACAACGGTCGTATTCACAAAGGTGAAAACGTTCGTGTATTCCCGATCAGTAACTGGACAGAGTTAGATATCTGGAATTATATCCGCAGTGAAAAGATTGATCTGCCTTCTATTTATTTCGCACACGACCGTGAAGTGATTGAACATGAAGGACAATTGGTAGCGATGAGTGAGCATGTGCAAACAACTGCTGAAGATAAGATCATCACCAAGCGTGTGCGTTATCGTACTGTTGGTGATATGACCTGTACGGCAGCTGTTGAATCAACTGCTTCAAACTTAGATGAAGTAATTGAAGAGATCATTGCAACACGCATCAGCGAACGTGGTGAAACACGTATCGATGATAAGGTTACCGAAGCTGCAATGGAAGACAGGAAAAAGAATGGATATTTCTAAAAGCGAGAGGTGAGTAGGAAGTGGCAAGTATCTA is part of the Lacibacter sediminis genome and harbors:
- the cysD gene encoding sulfate adenylyltransferase subunit CysD — encoded protein: MSQYHLNYLEQLEAESIQIFREVAAQFEKPALLFSGGKDSIVMVHLAKKAFAPGKIPFPLVHIDTGHNFPEALEFRDWLASQVGATLVVRKVEDTIKQRSLTEPKGKFPSRNWLQTYTLLDTIEEFAFDACIGGARRDEEKARAKERIFSVRDEFGQWNPKLQRPELWNIYNGRIHKGENVRVFPISNWTELDIWNYIRSEKIDLPSIYFAHDREVIEHEGQLVAMSEHVQTTAEDKIITKRVRYRTVGDMTCTAAVESTASNLDEVIEEIIATRISERGETRIDDKVTEAAMEDRKKNGYF
- a CDS encoding homoserine dehydrogenase — encoded protein: MSSDKQLVIGLFGFGVVGEGLYKVLQQTPSLNARIKKVCIKNPNKKRNAPDELFTTDRDVLLNDPEINVIVEVINESEPAFYIVSTALKSGKEVVSASKKMIAEHLPELLKLQTETGISFLYEASACASIPVIRNLEEYYDNDLLHGIRGIVNGSTNYILTKMFEEKLDFKQALLQAQQLGFAEADPTLDVDGWDAVNKWVILLLHAYGIVSHPDDVLFTGIQNIQGSDASVGREKNLEIRLVGQAKKLQNGKVAAFVLPQFVKHDDHLSFVKNEYNGAVVESSFSDKQFFYGKGAGSFPTASAVLSDISALRYDYKYEYKKLYYHQPNELTNDYYLKVYLSFDDWNYIPKDKFEWIEEWHAESDRKYLVGVLHATELKENNWWRENGTSLILSPEPIIEDVEVRKLKKKSLELAGLNFN
- a CDS encoding phosphoadenylyl-sulfate reductase codes for the protein MSLQQQITELESLLKDKNPAPALQLLSERFEGNIVFSTSFGLEDQAISHLIFSEKLPIDVFTLDTGRMFTETYSTWRSTLEAYNQPIHAYYPNAEKLQSFVTEKGPNSFYESTDNRKECCGIRKVEPLKRALKGKQLWITGLRAEQSPDRQSTSQLEWDEGNQIIKFHPILHWTWDELNLFIRENHVPYNSLHDKGFVSIGCAPCTRAIRPGEDFRAGRWWWEDKSNKECGLHVHTDVSQTSNS